The following proteins are encoded in a genomic region of Xenopus laevis strain J_2021 chromosome 3L, Xenopus_laevis_v10.1, whole genome shotgun sequence:
- the LOC108710653 gene encoding uncharacterized protein LOC108710653 isoform X1: MKNMISSLLLLLFFQGIGRTSSDHFCAHQIRTIRVTEGQSITIPCTFTYNRNIYDKGIRIDWGVSTGRGCWESDTSYDILSISKYSGRIFRLDPPYGNNSASITIHRLRPTDGPVICCRVEASGGSVPPYTWNNRYGTLLIFSEPAQISVEQLDVIPALPGETITIPCYVHYPPGTRETLQTVTWRKGPRPVCISESHPLDTQDKTGRYSVVDFPTDVSLQINRVQREDSGYYCCIVRTSKGENNIRSGTELVIEEQSTQQELDIRQSHNTTVSEGDSVTLNCSFHSTQTPLWAWIYWRVGSPTGDYVYHPNKQMVHSSFKGRTELRGQADLHIEGVQRNDSDTYYCIVIFQYCAANSLHKSFFNYGQGTRLDVIEAEFPLIIILSVVLILIVLSGILIFLLYKGFICKKESPLIHIQENKPEDKGNVLYETIEEIKKSDQDTQGVVYVQLNMKPMEQARSHDEPKKEPEIFYASLNK, encoded by the exons ATGAAAAACATGATATCAAGTCTTCTGCTTCTCCTGTTCTTCCAAG GAATTGGAAGAACTTCATCAGATCATTTCTGTGCCCATCAGATCAGAACCATCAGAGTGACTGAGGGACAATCCATTACCATCCCCTGTACATTCACTTATAACAGAAACATATATGATAAGGGGATCAGAATTGATTGGGGAGTCAGTACCGGGAGAGGGTGTTGGGAGTCTGACACTTCCTATGATATATTATCTATCAGTAAATACTCTGGGAGAATCTTCAGGCTGGACCCTCCCTATGGGAACAATTCAGCATCAATCACTATCCACAGGCTGAGACCAACTGATGGGCCAGTGATCTGCTGCAGAGTAGAGGCATCTGGAGGATCTGTACCCCCCTATACCTGGAACAATAGATATGGGACCCTGCTGATCTTTTCTG AACCTGCTCAGATCTCTGTGGAACAGCTGGATGTGATTCCTGCCCTCCCAGGAGAAACCATCACTATCCCCTGTTATGTACATTATCCTCCTGGTACCCGTGAGACACTGCAGACAGTTACCTGGAGAAAGGGACCACGTCCAGTCTGTATAAGTGAATCTCACCCACTAGATACACAAGATAAAACTGGTCGTTACTCAGTGGTGGATTTCCCAACTGATGTCTCCCTGCAAATTAACAGAGTCCAGAGAGAAGATTCAGGATATTACTGCTGCATTGTGAGAACATCTAAAGGAGAAAATAACATCAGATCTGGCACTGAGCTGGTTATTGAAG agCAAAGCACCCAACAAGAATTAGACATCCGTCAGTCCCATAATACCACAGTGTCAGAAGGAGACTCAGTCACCCTCAACTGCTCATTTCACTCTACACAGACTCCATTATGGGCCTGGATTTACTGGAGAGTGGGGAGTCCCACAGGGGATTATGTCTATCACCCCAACAAACAAATGGTTCATTCCAGTTTCAAAGGAAGAACAGAGTTAAGAGGACAAGCGGATCTTCATATAGAGGGGGTGCAAAGAAATGATTCAGACACTTATTACTGTATCGTGATCTTCCAGTATTGTGCTGCCAATTCTCtacacaaatcattttttaactatGGACAAGGGACTAGACTGGATGTTATAG AAGCTGAATTTCCACTTATTATCATTCTTTCTGTTGTCCTTATTTTGATTGTCCTCTCTGGAATTCTGATATTCCTGTTGTACAAAG GTTTCATTTGCAAGAAGGAAAG CCCTCTTATCCATATTCAAGAGAACAAACCAGAAGATAaag GGAATGTTCTCTATGAAACAATAGAAGAGATTAAGAAAAGTGACCAG GACACTCAAGGGGTTGTCTATGTCCAACTCAACATGAAACCAATGGAACAAGCAAGGTCACATGATGAGCCCAAGAAAGAGCCAGAGATCTTTTATGCCAGTTTAAATAAGTGA
- the LOC108710653 gene encoding uncharacterized protein LOC108710653 isoform X2, protein MKNMISSLLLLLFFQGIGRTSSDHFCAHQIRTIRVTEGQSITIPCTFTYNRNIYDKGIRIDWGVSTGRGCWESDTSYDILSISKYSGRIFRLDPPYGNNSASITIHRLRPTDGPVICCRVEASGGSVPPYTWNNRYGTLLIFSEPAQISVEQLDVIPALPGETITIPCYVHYPPGTRETLQTVTWRKGPRPVCISESHPLDTQDKTGRYSVVDFPTDVSLQINRVQREDSGYYCCIVRTSKGENNIRSGTELVIEEQSTQQELDIRQSHNTTVSEGDSVTLNCSFHSTQTPLWAWIYWRVGSPTGDYVYHPNKQMVHSSFKGRTELRGQADLHIEGVQRNDSDTYYCIVIFQYCAANSLHKSFFNYGQGTRLDVIEAEFPLIIILSVVLILIVLSGILIFLLYKGFICKKESPLIHIQENKPEDKGHSRGCLCPTQHETNGTSKVT, encoded by the exons ATGAAAAACATGATATCAAGTCTTCTGCTTCTCCTGTTCTTCCAAG GAATTGGAAGAACTTCATCAGATCATTTCTGTGCCCATCAGATCAGAACCATCAGAGTGACTGAGGGACAATCCATTACCATCCCCTGTACATTCACTTATAACAGAAACATATATGATAAGGGGATCAGAATTGATTGGGGAGTCAGTACCGGGAGAGGGTGTTGGGAGTCTGACACTTCCTATGATATATTATCTATCAGTAAATACTCTGGGAGAATCTTCAGGCTGGACCCTCCCTATGGGAACAATTCAGCATCAATCACTATCCACAGGCTGAGACCAACTGATGGGCCAGTGATCTGCTGCAGAGTAGAGGCATCTGGAGGATCTGTACCCCCCTATACCTGGAACAATAGATATGGGACCCTGCTGATCTTTTCTG AACCTGCTCAGATCTCTGTGGAACAGCTGGATGTGATTCCTGCCCTCCCAGGAGAAACCATCACTATCCCCTGTTATGTACATTATCCTCCTGGTACCCGTGAGACACTGCAGACAGTTACCTGGAGAAAGGGACCACGTCCAGTCTGTATAAGTGAATCTCACCCACTAGATACACAAGATAAAACTGGTCGTTACTCAGTGGTGGATTTCCCAACTGATGTCTCCCTGCAAATTAACAGAGTCCAGAGAGAAGATTCAGGATATTACTGCTGCATTGTGAGAACATCTAAAGGAGAAAATAACATCAGATCTGGCACTGAGCTGGTTATTGAAG agCAAAGCACCCAACAAGAATTAGACATCCGTCAGTCCCATAATACCACAGTGTCAGAAGGAGACTCAGTCACCCTCAACTGCTCATTTCACTCTACACAGACTCCATTATGGGCCTGGATTTACTGGAGAGTGGGGAGTCCCACAGGGGATTATGTCTATCACCCCAACAAACAAATGGTTCATTCCAGTTTCAAAGGAAGAACAGAGTTAAGAGGACAAGCGGATCTTCATATAGAGGGGGTGCAAAGAAATGATTCAGACACTTATTACTGTATCGTGATCTTCCAGTATTGTGCTGCCAATTCTCtacacaaatcattttttaactatGGACAAGGGACTAGACTGGATGTTATAG AAGCTGAATTTCCACTTATTATCATTCTTTCTGTTGTCCTTATTTTGATTGTCCTCTCTGGAATTCTGATATTCCTGTTGTACAAAG GTTTCATTTGCAAGAAGGAAAG CCCTCTTATCCATATTCAAGAGAACAAACCAGAAGATAaag GACACTCAAGGGGTTGTCTATGTCCAACTCAACATGAAACCAATGGAACAAGCAAGGTCACATGA